In Mytilus trossulus isolate FHL-02 chromosome 6, PNRI_Mtr1.1.1.hap1, whole genome shotgun sequence, a single window of DNA contains:
- the LOC134723489 gene encoding uncharacterized protein LOC134723489 has product MLLATVWFHVLWFLTEPDYVFCEYCNVADRRQTSHSSSYNTNGFPNGNSCNAVDGKPSQVYDDGTCVHTALETDPWWRVDLGNTYTVDHINISVRSDNPGYKHYKKFSNVSITVDDNYCADYSGPPEFSTIHKPITLTCASGAIGRHLKMIRQVPNDNFQFCEVKVFAILPSCGDPLEDWMCGSLCYNASAKTNTCPETTATVNSGNTGTAGSGDCMCPCSSIGTSVLMNVTKDELLEQLLKIIDDIKIDPDQTSLAKSKFTCAEDNRPSAQAIGSMGVIALIGVVTIIVLMDLDRYIRGIKQVKKLFVKLRKMAFGKKKN; this is encoded by the exons ATTATGTATTTTGTGAATATTGTAACGTAGCTGATAGACGACAAACGTCACATTCTTCATCCTACAATACTAATGGCTTTCCGAACGGTAACTCATGTAACGCTGTAGATGGAAAACCTAGTCAGGTTTATGATGATGGAACATGTGTGCATACCGCCCTGGAAACAGATCCCTGGTGGCGAGTAGATTTAGGAAATACATATACAGTGGATCACATCAACATATCTGTACGGTCAGATAATCCTGGATATAAACATTATA aaaaattcaGCAATGTTTCGATAACAGTTGATGATAATTATTGTGCCGATTATTCCGGACCACCTGAATTTTCAACTATACACAAACCAATCACACTCActtgcgcatctggtgcaattGGACGTCATTTGAAAATGATACGACAGGTGCCCAACGATAATTTTCAATTCTGTGAAGTAAAAGTgtttg cTATTCTTCCATCTTGTGGTGACCCTCTTGAAGATTGGATGTGTGGCAGTTTATGCTATAATGCATCAGCGAAAACTAATACTTGTCCTGAAACTACTGCCACAGTAAATTCTGGTAACACTGGAACCGCTGGTAGTGGTGATTGTATGTGCCCATGTTCAAGTATTGGAACATCAGTTTTAATGAACGTTACAAAAGACGAGTTGTTGGAACagcttttaaaaattatagacGATATTAAAATTGATCCAGATCAAACGTCTTTAGCGAAAAGTAAATTTACATGCGCTGAAGATAACAGACCTTCTGCACAAGCGATCGGTTCTATGGGTGTTATTGCATTAATTGGTGTTGTAACCATCATAGTTCTAATGGATTTAGATAGGTATATACGGGGTATAAAACAGGTAAAGAAACTTTTCGTGAAATTGCGAAAAATGGCATTCGGTAAGAAGAAAAACTAA